From the genome of Camelus bactrianus isolate YW-2024 breed Bactrian camel chromosome 33, ASM4877302v1, whole genome shotgun sequence, one region includes:
- the KCNJ5 gene encoding G protein-activated inward rectifier potassium channel 4: protein MAGDSRNAMNQDMEIGVTTRDPKKIPKQARDYIPIATDRTRLLVEGRRPRQRYMEKSGKCNVHHGNVQETYRYLSDLFTTLVDLKWRFNLLVFTMVYTVTWLFFGFIWWLIAYIRGDLDHVGDQEWIPCVENLSGFVSAFLFSIETETTIGYGFRVITEKCPEGIILLLVQAILGSIVNAFMVGCMFVKISQPKKRAETLMFSNHAVISLRDEKLCLMFRVGDLRNSHIVEASIRAKLIKSRQTKEGEFIPLNQTDINVGFDTGDDRLFLVSPLIISHEINEKSPFWEMSRAQLNQEEFEVVVILEGMVEATGMTCQARSSYMDTEVLWGHRFTPVLTLEKGFYEVDYNTFHDTYETNTPSCCAKELAEMRREGRLLQYLPSAPLPGGGAGAELEPEAEQDGEDEPEGLSGSREPRGSV from the exons ATGGCTGGCGATTCTAGGAACGCCATGAACCAGGACATGGAGATTGGAGTCACTACCAGGGACCCGAAGAAGATTCCCAAACAGGCCCGCGATTATATCCCCATCGCCACCGACCGCACACGCCTGCTGGTGGAAGGCAGGAGGCCCCGCCAGCGCTACATGGAGAAGAGCGGCAAGTGCAACGTGCACCACGGCAACGTCCAGGAGACCTACCGCTACCTGAGCGACCTCTTCACCACCCTGGTGGACCTCAAGTGGCGCTTCAACCTGCTCGTCTTCACCATGGTCTACACCGTCACCTGGCTCTTCTTCGGCTTCATCTGGTGGCTCATTGCTTACATCCGGGGTGACCTGGACCACGTCGGGGACCAGGAGTGGATTCCCTGTGTTGAAAACCTCAGCGGCTTCGTGTCAGCCTTCCTGTTCTCCATCGAGACCGAGACCACCATTGGATACGGCTTCCGGGTGATCACGGAGAAGTGTCCGGAGGGCATCATCCTCCTCCTGGTCCAGGCCATCCTCGGCTCCATCGTCAACGCCTTCATGGTGGGCTGCATGTTCGTGAAGATCAGCCAGCCCAAGAAGAGAGCCGAGACCCTCATGTTCTCCAACCACGCTGTCATCTCCCTGCGGGACGAGAAGCTCTGCCTTATGTTCCGGGTGGGCGACCTCCGCAACTCCCACATCGTGGAGGCCTCCATCCGCGCCAAGCTCATCAAGTCCCGGCAGACCAAGGAGGGGGAGTTCATCCCCCTGAACCAGACCGACATCAACGTGGGCTTCGACACGGGGGATGACCGCCTCTTCCTCGTGTCCCCGCTCATCATCTCTCACGAGATCAATGAGAAGAGCCCTTTCTGGGAGATGTCGCGGGCCCAGCTGAACCAGGAGGAGTTTGAGGTCGTGGTCATCCTAGAAGGGATGGTGGAGGCGACAG GCATGACTTGCCAAGCACGGAGCTCCTACATGGATACAGAGGTTCTCTGGGGCCACCGGTTCACACCAGTCCTCACCTTGGAGAAGGGCTTCTACGAGGTGGACTACAACACCTTCCATGACACCTATGAGACCAACACGCCCAGCTGCTGCGCCAAGGAGCTGGCGGAGATGAGGCGGGAGGGCCGGCTCCTGCAGTACCTCCCCAGCGCCCCGCTGCCCGGAGGCGGTGCTGGAGCCGAGCTGGAGCCCGAGGCTGAGCAGGACGGAGAGGACGAGCCCGAGGGGCTGAGTGGGTCCCGGGAGCCCAGAGGCTCAGTGTGA